The genomic stretch CACCTTTCATAGCAACAACAGCTAATTTATCTGAAATATTTCCATATGACTCTGTTAAACTAAAAAATCTTTTGACATTGATTAGTAAGGCAATGCACTTTAAATAATCGTGCCCCAGACCAATATGTAAATTGCCTGCAGCAAACAGCAAATCGTTCAAAACTGTGTACGGTTCACCATTCCTTGCAACTGTCTCAATCCCTTTGTATAAGTATAATAAAAAGACAAATGAATTTTTATCTGTGGAACGCTCAGGTAATAAGGACACTATAATAACTTACTTTAAGCCAAAACATCCAAATAAAAAGGCTGGTTATAATTATTATAAAAATCAATAGGAACTATAAATATATAAAGAGGGATTGCTATGCCAAAATTATATACATGTTTAATTTGCGGATATAAAGGATTAATTCAAAACCCATTAAACAATGATGGTGAGTATCAAAAAACATTTGATATCTGCCCTTGCTGTGATTTTGAATACGGCTACAGTGAAGATCATGACGTAAGCTTAGGTTTTATTGTAACTCCAGATTATTTAATTGACGCTGCAATTCAGTTATACCGAAAACAGTGGATTGAGAATGGAATGAAAACTGCAAATCCTGAAGATATTCCAGAAGAATTAAGAAACGGTGACTGCTTAAAATTCGAGGTGTTGTTAAAGCAATTGAATAGCCTAAATCTCGATACTGAAAACTTTGAAATCAAGGGATTTAATGGTTATTAAGCAGATCCAAGCCCCCATATGGGGGCGTTCTTATTATTGTACAGTCTATC from Bacillus subtilis subsp. subtilis str. 168 encodes the following:
- the yozI gene encoding conserved hypothetical protein; putative defective prophage 6 (Evidence 4: Unknown function but conserved in other organisms), whose protein sequence is MPKLYTCLICGYKGLIQNPLNNDGEYQKTFDICPCCDFEYGYSEDHDVSLGFIVTPDYLIDAAIQLYRKQWIENGMKTANPEDIPEELRNGDCLKFEVLLKQLNSLNLDTENFEIKGFNGY